In Glycine max cultivar Williams 82 chromosome 7, Glycine_max_v4.0, whole genome shotgun sequence, a single window of DNA contains:
- the LOC100779440 gene encoding vacuolar cation/proton exchanger 3 produces the protein MGSHQQEPWLLENGKPRVLTKETRHGRSAHRMSSTSLRKKSSRTLVSKVPCATLRNLLSNLQEVILGTKLSILIPAIPAAIVAECFGFGRPWIFILSLLGLTPLAERVSFITEQVAFYTGPTVGGLLNATCGNVTELIIAIFALSSNKIAVVKYSLLGSILSNLLLVLGTSLLCGGIANVGVEQKYDRRQADVNSLMLLLGLLCYLLPMLFKYSGASAALTVDPSLHLSRASSIVMLIAYVVYIVFQLWTHRELFEEEDDGKDGEDGSEEQAVIGLWSGIAWLVGMTVFIAVLSEYVVDTIEDASDSWGLSVSFLSIILLPIVGNAAEHAGAIIFAFKNKLDISLGVALGSATQIAMFVVPLCVIVAWIMGINMDMNFNLLETGSLALAIIVTGFTLQDGTSHYMKGLVLLLCYIVIGACFFVQRTPFNNQADVTNITLKPATNAVLSA, from the exons ATGGGTTCTCACCAACAAGAACCATGGCTATTGGAGAATGGGAAACCAAGGGTTTTGACCAAGGAGACCAGGCATGGCCGTTCTGCACACAGAATGTCCTCCACCTCTTTGCGCAAGAAATCTAGCCGAACTCTTGTCTCAAAGGTTCCATGTGCCACTCTCAGAAACCTTCTTTCAAATTTGCAAGAGGTTATTCTTGGCACCAAGCTCTCCATTCTCATCCCTGCTATTCCAGCTGCCATCGTTGCTGAGTGCTTTGGCTTTGGAAGA CCTTGGATTTTTATATTAAGCTTACTTGGACTTACACCACTTGCTGAACGTGTGAGCTTCATTACAGA ACAAGTTGCCTTTTACACTGGTCCCACAG TTGGAGGACTTCTGAATGCTACATGTGGGAATGTTACTGAGCTCATAATAGCAATATTTGCCCTTAGCAGTAACAAAATTGCCGTGGTCAAGTATTCTCTGTTGGGTTCTATTCTTTCAAACCTTCTTCTGGTTCTTGGGACCTCTCTATTATGTGGTGGCATTGCAAACGTTGGAGTGGAACAAAAATATGATAGA AGACAAGCAGATGTGAACTCACTTATGCTGTTGTTGGGATTGTTGTGCTACTTGCTTCCAATGCTGTTCAAATACAGTGGTGCCTCAGCTGCTCTCACTGTAGACCCTTCACTACACTTGTCAAGAGCTTCTAGCATTGTGATGTTGATTGCATATGTTGTCTACATTGTCTTTCAACTGTGGACACACAGGGAGTTATTTGAAGAAGAAGAT GACGGTAAAGATGGCGAGGATGGTTCAGAAGAACAAGCTGTGATTGGATTATGGAGTGGCATTGCTTGGTTGGTTGGAATGACTGTATTCATTGCTGTGTTGTCTGAATATGTGGTGGATACAATTGAG GATGCATCAGATTCATGGGGTTTGTCTGTGAGCTTCCTAAGCATAATCTTGCTACCGATAGTTGGCAATGCAGCTGAACATGCAGGAGCAATTATATTTGCCTTCAAGAACAAGCTG GACATCTCATTGGGTGTTGCATTAGGTTCAGCAACTCAGATTGCCATGTTTGTG GTCCCATTATGTGTAATCGTTGCTTGGATAATGGGTATCAATATGGACATGAACTTCAACCTCTTAGAGACAGGTTCCCTTGCTTTGGCAATTATAGTCACAGGCTTCACTTTACag GATGGAACTTCTCACTACATGAAAGGCCTTGTTCTCCTGCTGTGCTACATTGTTATTGGGGCATGCTTCTTCGTACAAAGAACACCCTTTAATA ACCAAGCTGATGTTACTAACATCACACTTAAACCAGCCACTAATGCAGTTTTAAGCGCTTAA